The following are from one region of the Paenibacillus sp. JZ16 genome:
- a CDS encoding sugar ABC transporter permease has protein sequence MGIKMRNAIRLTASYITLVIIAIGCIYPALWIVLASFRPGKSLYSKSLIPESFTLSHYKELFTSQSFLFGTWYMNTLKIAIFSMIIGTILVLLTSYAVSRFRFKGRQNALSVILVLGMFPGFMSMIALYILLNSLDLLNTHAAMIIVYAAGAPLGGTLIMKGFLDTIPRSLDEAAKIDGATNFQIFRKIILPLSKPMITYMGLTLFVGPWVDFIFARLVLRTKENWTLAVGLWDLVNSTQDSNFTLFAAASVLIALPITLLFVFLQRLLVDGMTAGASKG, from the coding sequence ATGGGAATTAAAATGAGAAATGCGATTCGCCTGACGGCAAGTTACATCACGCTTGTCATCATTGCGATCGGTTGTATTTACCCGGCGCTCTGGATTGTTCTGGCCTCTTTCCGTCCCGGAAAGTCGTTGTACAGCAAGTCCTTGATTCCAGAATCTTTTACGCTCAGTCATTATAAAGAATTGTTTACGTCCCAGAGCTTTCTGTTTGGCACATGGTACATGAACACGTTGAAAATTGCGATATTCTCCATGATTATTGGGACCATTCTTGTCCTGCTCACAAGTTATGCGGTCTCCCGATTCCGGTTTAAAGGCCGGCAGAATGCGCTATCGGTCATTCTCGTGCTGGGGATGTTCCCGGGCTTCATGAGTATGATCGCGCTGTATATCCTGCTGAATTCCCTGGATCTGCTGAACACGCATGCGGCGATGATTATCGTGTATGCGGCAGGGGCGCCGCTAGGCGGAACCCTGATCATGAAAGGCTTCCTGGATACGATACCGCGAAGTCTGGATGAAGCGGCGAAGATCGACGGAGCTACCAACTTCCAGATATTCCGCAAAATCATTCTGCCGTTGTCGAAGCCAATGATCACGTATATGGGCTTGACGCTGTTCGTTGGCCCATGGGTAGACTTTATCTTTGCGAGACTCGTGCTCCGGACAAAAGAAAACTGGACGCTCGCCGTCGGCCTATGGGATCTCGTCAACTCCACCCAGGACAGTAACTTTACGTTGTTCGCGGCGGCATCCGTGCTGATCGCACTGCCGATCACCTTGCTGTTTGTCTTCCTGCAGCGTTTGCTTGTCGATGGCATGACGGCTGGTGCAAGCAAAGGGTAA